One region of Quercus lobata isolate SW786 chromosome 2, ValleyOak3.0 Primary Assembly, whole genome shotgun sequence genomic DNA includes:
- the LOC115974757 gene encoding uncharacterized protein LOC115974757 yields the protein MDNGPSEAHAPWLGNVKGWPGRLLTSPFVFEAGTFSKQSQNKPSPGITGPIVDNGNLESSSSGPSSISSGASHKVLPASSLGDSLPPRATAMAPTVTLGSNSSISALEVPGGSGFSNQVSPSWHTQSLTLPILTAEVVQAACELGSSPLDPICSSLEPVGMKVQSSGDPIDIPVEKSSSPAATKDEDEELLGSEVRVTMHEASDCKVVFSSSPTIRELVSDLDKSWGNSKEWMLQLRDGRQIVIPLSLYRSPESVSDCSVLRL from the coding sequence ATGGACAATGGACCTTCTGAGGCTCATGCACCTTGGTTGGGTAATGTTAAGGGTTGGCCAGGCCGACTGTTGACAAGCCCATTTGTTTTTGAGGCAGGTACATTCTCCAAGCAGTCCCAAAATAAACCCAGCCCAGGTATTACGGGCCCAATTGTTGACAATGGGAATTTAGAGTCAAGCTCCTCAGGCCCGAGCTCAATCTCGTCTGGTGCGAGTCATAAGGTACTCCCCGCGAGCTCGTTGGGTGATTCTCTACCACCAAGGGCGACGGCGATGGCTCCGACGGTCACCTTGGGCTCGAATTCCTCCATATCGGCACTGGAAGTTCCAGGTGGGAGTGGTTTTAGCAACCAGGTGAGCCCGAGCTGGCATACCCAGTCCCTAACCTTGCCGATATTGACAGCGGAAGTGGTCCAGGCTGCATGCGAGCTGGGTTCGTCTCCCTTAGATCCGATATGTTCATCGTTGGAGCCGGTGGGGATGAAGGTGCAGTCATCAGGGGATCCGATAGATATTCCAGTGGAGAAGTCGTCATCTCCGGCAGCGACgaaggatgaggatgaggaatTGTTGGGTTCGGAGGTAAGGGTGACGATGCATGAGGCTTCTGATTGTAAAGTGGTATTTAGTTCTTCTCCCACTATTAGGGAATTGGTCAGTGATTTGGATAAATCATGGGGTAATTCCAAAGAGTGGATGCTACAATTGAGGGATGGTCGACAAATAGTGATTCCGCTATCTCTATATCGATCTCCAGAGAGTGTGTCGGATTGCTCAGTGTTGAGACTGTAA